The Microterricola viridarii genome segment CCCGCCGTGGGGCGGCCACGGCTTCAACACGTGCGTCGGTGATGCGGCCAACCTCTCCTGGAAGATCGCGGGCAGCCTGGCCGGCTGGGCCGGCGAGGTTTTGCTGGACAGCTATGAACGCGAGCGCCGCCCGATCGCGGCGCGCACGATCGCGGATGCCGCGTCGAACGGACGCAGCCTGGCCTCCGACTTCGCCCACAGTGTGCTCGACGATGACACCGACGCCGGGGCCGAGGCCCGCCGGCAGATGGCGCAGGACCTCGAGGTCAAGCGCAGCGAGTTCAGCTCGCTCGGCCTCGTGCTCGGCTACCAGTACCCCGGCTCGCCCATCGTCGTCGACGACGGCTCGGAGCAGATCCCTGAACACCCGATCCACTACACCCCGTCGACCCGGCCCGGCAGCCTGCTGCCGCACGTCTGGATCGGCGAGGAGTCGCTCTACGACGCCATCGGCCAGTGGTTCACGCTGCTCGTGGACTCCGCCGAGCCGCGCCTGGCTGAGTTCGAGCAGGCCGTGGAGGCGGTGCGCGGGCAGACCGGGGTGCCCGTCACGCTGCTGCCGCTGGACTTCTCCGCCCACCCCGAGATCCCGTGGCAGGCGGCCGCCATCCTCGTGCGACCGGATCAGCACGTCGCCTGGCGCGGCAACGAGCCGGCAGCGGTGGCGGACGCCGTCGCCGTCGCCGTCGGACGCGCCCTGGCGGCATCCGACACCCTGGACGAGCTGGAGGGCACCCACCGTGGCCGATGACGACTTCCGCGCGCACCTCTTCCCCGTTGACGACCCCCGGATCAGCGCGTTCCGCGGGCTCAGCTACCGCGAGTACGCGGAGGCGGTCAAGAGCGACCCGTTCGCCGGACCGATGATCGTGGACTGGGCCACCCGCTATCCCGTGCCCTACCGCGGCGTGAGCCACGACGGCAACATCACCGCGCAGCCGCCGGCGGAGCTGCGTGCCGGCGAGGCCGCCCCGACCGAAGCCATGGTCGCGGCCGCCGAGCTGCTGTTGGCCGGGCTCTCGGAACGGCAGCGCGCCGACATCGGCTACCCGCTGCGCGCCGGCCAGTGGCGCAGCTGGGCCAACCCGGAGTTCCTCCAGCACGACACCGGCCTGCGCCTGGAAGACCTCGACCACGTCTCGCGGCACCGCGCGCTCGAGCTCGTGCGCGCCAGCCTCAGCGAGCAGGGCTTCGAGTCCGTGAAAACGCTGATGTGGGTCAACGGCTACCTGGGCGAGACGATCGACCTCGCCAACGTCATGAACGACGCCAGCTACAACGTCGCCATCTACGGCACGCCCTCGACGAGCCAGCCGTGGGGGTGGCAGCTCTTCGGCCACCACCTGGCGCTCAACTGCGTCGTCGATGGCGAACGGATGACGGTCTCGCCCGCGTTCCTCGGAGCGGAACCCTCCCTGATCCGGGAGAGCCCGATCGGGCCCGTCGACGTCTTCGGTGCGCGCATCGCGCATGCCAGGACGCTGATGGCCGGGCTGACACCGGCCGAGCAGGCCGAGGCGCTCAGCTACCCGGAGATGGTCGACCCGGCGATGCCGCTCGGCCGCTTGCACCCGGGCGATGAGCGCCACCTCGGCGGCTGCTTCCAAGACAACCGCATCGTGCCGTTCGAGGGGATCCTCGTCGGCGACCTCGACGAGCCGACGCGGGCGGAGGTCAGCGCGGTCGCCGCCGCCTTCCTCGACCACCTGCCGGCCGGCGTCGCCGCGGCCCGCCTGCGCGAGATCGAGTCGCGCTACGACGAGACCTGGTTCTCCTGGATCGGCGGCTGGGGCGAGGGCGACCCGTTCTACTTCCGGATCCAGAGCCCCGTCGTGATGCTGGAACTGGACCACCACTGCGGCGTCTTCCTCAGCAACCGCACCCCCGCGCAGTTCCACGTGCACACCGGCATCCGCACGCCCAACGGCGGCGACTACGGCGGGCTCCTGCGCGCGGCAGAGGGCGGGCAGCCGTGAGCGGGCAGGCCGGTGCGCTCGCCGGCACCGTCGTGCTCGACCTCAGCCGTGCCCTCGCCGGGCCGCACGCAGGCATGATGCTCGGCGACCTCGGCGCCCGGGTGATCAAGGTGGAGGCGCCGGGCGGCGGCGACGACACCCGCGGCTGGGGGCCTCCGTTCCTCGGCGAGCCCGACGCGGAGGAGTCGAGCTACTTCCTCTCCTGCAACCGCAACAAGGAGTCGATCGCACTCGACCTCAAGCACCCGGACGACCGCCGCGTGCTGGACGGCCTGATCCTCGAGTCGGACGTGCTGATCGAGAACTTCCGCACCGGGGTGATGGACCGCCTCGGCTACTCGAGCGCCCGGCTGCTTGAGCTGAACCCGCGCCTCGTCATCCTCTCGATCACCGGCTTCGGGCACGACGGGCCGGAGGGCGGCCGCGCCGGCTACGACCAGATCGCCCAGGGCGAGGCCGGGCTCATGTCGATGACGGGCTCCGGGCCGGACGACCCCCAGCGGGTCGGCGTGCCGATCGGCGACCTGCTCAGCGGCATCTACGGCGCCTACGGCGTCGTCGCCGCGCTGCTCGAGCGCGCAGAGACCGGCGCCGGCGGCGTCGTGCGTACCTCGCTGCTCTCCGCACTTGTCGGCGTCCACGCCTTCCAGGGCACCAGGCAGACGGTCGCCGGCGAGACCCCGCAGGCCCAAGGCAACCACCACCCATCGATCGCGCCCTACGGGCTGTTCCGCTGTGCGGGGGGCGCCGTGCAGATCAGCGTCGGCAGCACGGCGCTCTGGGAGCGCTTCTGCGCGCGCTTCGGGCTGGATGCCGACGCGGCCCGCTTCGCCAGCAACGCCCTGCGGGTGGCGAACCGCGACGCGCTGATCGAGGTCGTCGAGGCGGCGTTCGCGCCCTTCGAGGCGACGGATCTGCTCAGCCAGCTCGAGGCGGCCGGGATCCCGGCCGGCCGGGTGCGCACCCTCGACGAGGTCTACGCCTGGGACCAGGTCGCCTCCCAGGGGCTGCTGCTGGAAGTCGAGCACTCGAGCCTCGGCCCGCTCACCCTGCCGGGGCCGCCGCTGCGCTTCTTCGGCACCGACGATGAGGTGACGTTCCGCGGGCACCGTGCCCCGCCGACGCTCGACCAGCACGGCCAGGCGATCCGCTCCTGGATCGCCGCACGCCCCGGCGCCGAACAGCATGTTCCCGAGCACGAGAGCGCCGGCATTCTGTGAGTTCCGCGCGCTCCCTCACCGCCGGCGAGCTGCTCGACCTGATCGCCGACACCGGCAGCTTCCGCTCCTGGGACGAGCCCGTGCCGCCCCGGGACGTGCAGCACGGCTACGCCGACGACCTGGAACGGGCACGCGCCCGGAGCGGATGCGACGAGTCGGTGCTGACCGGTGAGCTCCGCATCGACGGGCGCCGCGTCGCCGTGCTGGTCAGCGAGTTCGGCTTCCTTGGCGGGTCGATCGGCGTCGACGCCGCGGGCAGGCTCATCGCCGCCATCGAGCGGGCGACGAGGGAGCGGCTGCCGCTGCTGGCCGGGCCGGCATCCGGCGGCACCCGGATGCAGGAGGGCACGGCCGCGTTCGTGGCCATGGTCGGCATCGCCGCGGCGATCGCCGAGCACAAAAGCGCCGGCCTGCCGTACCTCGTCTACCTGCGGCATCCGACCACCGGCGGCGTGATGGCGAGCTGGGGCTCGCTCGGCCACGTGACCGTGGCGGAGCCCGGGGCACTGCTCGGCTTCCTCGGCCCACGCGTCTACGCCGCCCTCTACGGCGAGCCGTTCCCCGACGGGGTGCAGACGGCCGAGAACCTCTACCGCAACGGCGTGATCGACGGCGTGATCGCACCCGCCCAGCTGCCCCGCCTGATCGCCCGGTTGCTCTCGGTGCTCGCGCCACCAGAGGGAACGCACGGCCTCGGGAGCGACAGCGGTCAGCACGACGGGCAGTACGACGGCCCCGCGATCAGCGCCCTGACCTCCATCGCCGCCTCGCGGGCGCGGGCACGCCCCGGCGCGCGCACCGTCCTGCGCCACGCCGCGCGCGACGTCGTGCCGTTGAGCGGCACCGGGCAGGGCGAGGCCAGCGACGGCCTGCTCCTGGCCATCGCCCGTTTCGGCGCCGTGCCCTGCGTCGTCATCGCGCAGGACCGCTACGCCCAGCGCGCGGGGGCTCCGTGGGGCCCGGCCGCACTGCGGCAGGCCCAGCGCGGCCAGCGGCTCTCGGCCGAGCTCGGTCTGCCGTTGGTGACGATCATCGACACCCCGGGCGCCGCCCTCTCCCGGGAAGCGGAGGAGGGCGGGCTCGCAGGCGAGATCGCGCGCACCCTGGAGAGCCTGGTCGGACACGAGCAGGCCACGGTCGCGGTGCTGCTCGGCGAGGGAACAGGCGGCGGCGCACTCGCACTGCTGCCAAGCGACGTGACGATCGCCGCCCAGCACGCCTGGCTGGCCCCGCTGCCGCCAGAGGGCGCCAGCGTCATCATGCACGGCGACACCACGCACGCCTCCGCGATGGCCGAGGCCCAGGGCATCGGGGCGGTGGCGCTGCGCGCAGCCGGGATCGTGGACTGGGTGGTGCCGGAACGCCCGGATGCCGCGCTGGAGCCCACCGAGTTCAGCCGGAGGATCGGCCGGGTGATCGAGCGACAGCTGCTTGCCCTGGCCGCGGCCACCCCGGCCGAGCGGCTGAGCCGGCGCCGGGGCCGCTACCGCGCATTGGTGCGGCTGCCCGGGCAGGCGGCAGACTCATGACAGGCCGACGCCGGCGAATGACGACAATACCAACACCAACACCAACAGGCACGGCAGCACCAGCATGAACGTCAGCACCAATGTGAACGTCAGCACCAGCATGAACGTCAGCACCAGCATGAACGTCAGCACCAGAGAGAGTGGAGGCCAGCAGATGGCACCGGAGACTGTCAGCGCCCCGCACAACGACGGCCAGGCCCTGCGCGAGCAGCCGGGCATCGAGTTCGCCCCCGGATTGCTCCTGGACATCGTGCGCCCCGCCGACGACCGATCCCTGCCGGCGATCATCTGGCTGCACGGCGGGGCCTGGCGGATGGGCGACCGCAGCTGGCGGCCCGACTTCGCCCGGTACTTCGCCCGTTCCGGCTTCGTCATGATCAGCATCGACTACACGCTCTCCGGCGACGCCGTCTTCCCGCGGCAGCTCCTGGACGTGCGCGCCGGCATCCGCTGGGTGCGTGAGAACGCGGCAGAGCACGGCATCCTGGCCGACTCCATCGGGCTCTGGGGATCCTCGGCCGGCGGGCACCTCGCCGCGCTGGCCGGACTGCACGGCGCCGCCGCGGCGATCCTTGGCGAGCCGGAGGGCACGGCCAGCGCCGCGGTGCAGGCGGTCATGGACGGCTACGGCGCCGGCGACCTGCTCGCGCCCGACCAGGACAACCCGCCGACGGCCGGCCTGCTTGGCGGCTCGCCCGTCGAGCGGCGCGAGCTGGCAATCCTCGCAAGCCCGGCACGCACCGAGGTGTCGAGCGCCCCGCCGTTCCTCATCATGCACGGCGCCGCAGACGACCTGGTGCCAGCCAGCCAGAGCATCGCGCTCTACGAGGCGCTCGCCGCTGGCGGGCGCGACGCCACCCTGTACCTGATCGACGGCTTCGGCCACGGCTTCCTCAACCCGGCCGGCCTCGACGAGGTGGCACCCGGCCCCCGTCTGGACTCCGGCCGGCTCGAGGCCGACCCCTCGGCCACCGCCGAGCTGCGCAGCACGGGCGGCCGGGCCTGGCCGGCTTCGGCCTCGTTCGCGGTCATCGAGCGCTTCTTCCGCGAGAACCTCGGCGGCGCCGCCACCACCATGAACACGACCACCACGAACACGACCACCGCGGATGAGGCATGAGCACGGTGAGCAGCGCGGATGCCCTGACCGCCGCCCTGGCATCCGCGCAGTGGATCTCGCCGTACGAGCCCGTGCCGCACCCGGCCGGGCAACGGCCGGCCCACGAGCTGGCGGGCCGTTTCCACTGGGACGGCGCTGCCACACACCGGGCAGAGGGCGCCGAGACCGGCGCCGAAGCCGTGGTCTACGCGACCGCGCACGGCATCTACGAGCTCTTCGTCAATGGCGTCCGCGTCGGCGACGAGGAGCTCTCGCCCGGCTTCAGTTCTTACCGCAGCCGGCTCCAGGTGCAGCGCTGGGAGATCACGGCGCTGCTGCAGCCCGGTGAGAACACCATCAGCGCGCTGCTCTCCGACGGCTGGTTCCGCGGCCGGCACGGCTTCGTGCGGCGCGCGGACGGCTTCGGAACCGCCACGGCGTTCCTCGCCGCGGTGCTGCTGGAGCCGAGCGCTGGCGCCGCCCGACCGCTGCTGGTGACCGGCGACGACTGGGAGTCCCGCCCGAGCCACATCACCCGCGCCGACCTGATGGACGGGCAGGCCGTCGACCTGCGCCTGGAGGGGCTGGCGGCACAGGGCCAGCCGCACAGCGCGGTGCTCTCGACCGACCCGCTCTGCGCCGACCGCACCCGGCTCGTCCCGGCCGGGGCCCCGGCGGTGCGCCGCATCCAGGAGCTGCGCCCGGCACGGATCAGCACGCCGGGCGAGGGCATCACCGTCGTCGACTTCGGGCAGAACATCAACGGCTGGGTGCGCCTGCACGAGCTCGGCCCGGCCGGCACCCGCACGGTGCTCCGCCACGGCGAGGCCCTGGACGACGCCGGCCTGCTGCTCGTGGAGAACATCCAGGCCTTCGACTTCGCCACCCGCGCGGTGCTGCCGGCCGGTCAGGTCGACGAGGTCATTTCGGCCGGCCGGGCCGGTGACACCTTCGAGCCCCGGCACACGACCCACGGATTCCGCTACGTGCAGATCGAGGGGGCCGCCGGACCGATCGGCGCCGACGACATCCTGGCCGTCGTCGTGCACAGCGAGCTGGCGCGCACGGGATCGTTCGCCGCCAGCGACCCGCTGCTGAACGCCCTGCACGACGTCGTCGACTGGAGCTTCCGCGGCAACGCCTGCGCGGTGCCGACCGACTGCCCGCAGCGGGAGCGCTCCGGGTTCACCGGCGACTGGCAGGTCTTCGCCGACACCGCCGCCCTGCTCTACGACGTCGCAGCGTTCAGCGAGAGCTGGTCGAGTGACCTGGCCGCCGACCAGTGGGCCGACGGCCGGGTGCCGACTGTGGTGCCCAATCCGGCCGGCAACGGGCCGTCCGGCAGCGCCTTCGAGGACATGGCCGCCGGCTCGGCCGGGTGGGGGGATGCCGCGGTGCTCGTGCCGTGGTCGATGTGGCGCGCCTACGGCGACCGGGCCGCACTCGCGTGCGCGCTGCCGTCGATGCGGGCCTGGGTCGACTACGCCGCCCGCTCGGCCGCCGCCGGCCGGCATCCGGAGCGGGCCGCAGCACGGCCACTCGAGCAGCCGCACGAGCGCTACCTCTGGGACACCGGCTTCCACTTCGGCGAGTGGCTGGAGCCAGACACCCCGCCGGCGCCGGACCCCACCGTCGACCACGGCATCGTCGCGACCGCGTTCCTGCATCGATCGGCCAAGACCCTCGCACTGGCGGAGGCCGCCGTCGGCCGGCCGGCCAGCGCCGAGCGCTACGGAGAGCTTGCCGCGAACGTGCGCGCGGCCTGGTGCGCCGAGTACCTGGCCGCGGACAACACCCTCAGCGAGGAGGCGCAGGGCCACTATGTGCGCGCGCTCGCCTTCGGCCTCGTGCCAGAGGATCGCCGGCAGCCCGTCGCTGACCGGCTGGCCGCCCTGATCCGCCAGAACGGCACCCGGCTCGGCACCGGATTCCTCGCGACCGGCCTGCTGCTGCCCACCCTGGCGGATGCCGGCCACCTCGATCTCGCCTACGAGCTGCTCTTCGCCCGCGACATCCCGTCCTGGCTCGGCATGATCGACCAGGGGGCCACCACGATGTGGGAGTGGTGGGACGGCGTGACCCCGAGCGGGGTGCGCGGTTCCCTCAATCACTACAGCAAGGGGGCCGTCGCCTCTTTCCTCTACACGCACGTCGCCGGCATCCGCCTGGCCGAGAGCCCTGAGCCGGGCGCGGAGGCGTACGGCGCCGTCGTCATCGCCCCACAGCCGGGCGGCGGCCTGAGCGCGGCCGCGGCGAGCGTGCAGACCCGGCGCGGTACCGTGGGCGCCGAGTGGCAGATCGAGGGCGGCTCGTTCCGGCTCACCGCGACGATCCCCGCCGGCGTCACCGCCGAGATCCGGCTGCCGGACGGCTCGCGCGTGAGCGGGGTCGGCGCAGGCACCCACAGCTACTCCGTCGCGGCCGCCGCTTTGTGACCAACGACGAACGCCGCTGCGGATTCCGCAGCGGCGTTCGTCGCTGTCGGCCGGCCCGGAGCCGGCAGGGGCCTAGATGTCGAGCCCGGCGACTCGCTCCGGCGGCGGCCCGACGACGACCAGGTCGAGCTCGGCCTGGGCGCGGCCGAAGCCGGGGCCGATGAAGCCGGGCACGCCGCCCTCCGTGTAGATCGACTCCTCGGTGGGGCTGAAGACGTACTCGAAGAACGGCTCGAAGATCGAGGGGGCGAGCACGCCGACCATCCGCGCGTAGGCGGTTTCGTAGGCGTAGGAGTGGATCGTGCCCGCCGGCGCGTGCACGAAGTCGCCCTTGCTGAGCAGCACCTCCCGCCCGTTCACGTGCAGGCGCACGCGGCCGTCGAGGCAGATGAAGTTCTCGGTGTGCTCCCGGTGGAAGTGCAGCGGGATGTAGCCGGAGCGGGCACCGCTGGACTCCACCGCGAAGTAGCGCCCGCCGGTGTTCGCCCCGCGGGACATGTAGCTGTGCATCTCGTCGGCGCCGAGGTAGCGCTCGCCCTCGCCGGCACTCAGGAAGAACGCCTCCTCCTCGCGCGGCAGGCCGGCGTGGCGGGAGCCGGCTGCCGGCTGGCGGGCTGCGTCGAAGAGCGGCGCCGCGGTGACGTCGACGCCGAACTCCTCGCCGACGGCGCGGAACTCGTCGAGCGAGACGAGCCGCTCGGCCCTGGCCGGGCGCACGTGCGAGGCCGTCGGAGTGCCGAGGCGGCTGAGCAGCTCGAGCGAGTGCCCGGGCGAGGACCAGAGCAGCAGCCGGTTCTCGCCGGCGAGCATCCGGTAGGCGAAGGGCGTGCCGGCCGGGATGACGACCTCGTCGCCGGGGGAGAGCACGCTCGTCTCGGAGCCGAGCCAGACCTGCACGAGGCCGTCGAAGACGATGACGGTGCGGTGCTCCGCGGCATCCGTGGTCGCGGGCAGCTCTGCCCCGCGCCCGCCGGAGAGGTAGGCGGCACCGAACAGGTCGCCGGTGTCGACGGGGCGAGCGATCACCGTGAGCAGCTGCCCGTTGAGCAGGAACCGCTCGCCGTGCCCTGCGGCCATGACGTACGGCAGCTGCGCCCCGGGGAGCGCGTTCGCGATCGGGACGTGTGCGCCGGGCTCGAGCAGGGTGGATGCCATCGGTGTCTCCTCATTGAGTCGTGTGTGCGCCCCCAGCAGAGAGGGCAGCAGCCTTCATTGTTCCCGAGCCGGGCTCGCACTCGGCAGCGCACTTCCACTGATTGGAAGGCGGGGGTGGGCTCAGCGGCCCTCGCGGTCCGGCTGCGAGCGGATGCCGTCGATGCCGGGCGGGTGGTAGCCGAGCGCGCGGGAGATCGACCGAGCCGTCGCACGCAGCGCGGGCAGCGCCACCTCCGGGGTGAACGCCCCGTCCGGGGCCAGGATCGACACCGCCGCGGCCACCGCGCGATTGGCGCCGAACACCGGCGCCGCCAATGAGATGGTGTGCGAGGGCTGGGTGCGCCGCACGACGGAGTAGCCGAGGCGGGCGACGTCCTTCAACTCGAGGCGCAGCGACTCGATGGAGCCGAGATCCTCGACCCGGAAGTCCTGGTCGAGCGGGAGGGCGAGGGTCTCCTCGCGCGAGGGCGCCGGCTGAGCGGCCAGCAGCACGCGGCCGACCGCGGTGCTCCGCAGCGGCAGCCGGCCGCCCAGTCGGTAGGCCACTGCTGGCGCGCGTCGCGAGGAGAGCCGCTCGATCAGGATCGCCTCCCGCCCGTCCAGCACAGCCAACAGCACATGGTGGCGGCTCACCTCGTAGAGGTCCTCCAGGAAGGGCAGCGCAATCTCGCGCACGCCGTGCCCGCGCGGCGCGAGTGAGGCCACCTCCCAGAGTCGGACGCCGACCACGAACTCGCCGCTCGGCAGCCGTTCGAGGGCGCCCCACTTGAGCAGGCCCTGGGCCAGCCTGAGCGTCGAGGAGAGCGGGATGCCGGAGAGCGCCGAGAGCTCGCCGAGGCTGAGCTCGCGCCGGCCATCGCTGAAACAGTTCAGCAGCGAGAGGGTTCGATCGATCACGGGCTCACCGCGGGGCGGGCGTTTGCCGCGGGCGGGGGCAGGGCCGGGTGGCTGCACTTCGGCGGGCATGTCCATGTCGCTGATCCTGACTGAACCGGCCCGATATGTCCAATCAATGGAATTGTCTTGGATTCGGGGTCGGGGTTCGACGCACAGTAGGCCGAGCGATGGCGCTCCGGCGCCCGCTGAAACGTCTCACAGCACCAATGCCAATGCAGGCATTAGAAGCACACCAACAAGCAGTCAGTGCAATCAATCAGCGTAGATGGAGGCCGAACGTGAACAAATCAACTTTCGACTGGGTGCGACGGGCGGCGGCTGTCGCCGTCACGGGAACACTCGTCGTTGCCCTCGCCGGGTGCAGCGCAGCGGGTGGGGCCGGCACTGCCGCCAGCTCCAGCACGCTGACGATCGCACAAGAGGCAGACATGGCGCCGAGCGGCTTCGATCCGCTCGCCTACTCGGCCGGTCAGCGACAGATGATGTCTGCCGCGTACAACTCGCTGCTCAGCCTCCAGCCGGATGGCACGGTCGGCGCCGGCCTGGCATCCGAATGGGAGTTCAATGAGGATGGCACCGTTCTGACGCTGACGTTGGCGGACGGTGTGACCTTCAGCGACGGCAGCAAGCTCAGCGCCGCCCTCGTCCTGGCGAACCTCGAACGCCGCTCCGATCCCGCGCTCGTGGCCTACAGCGGCTTCGCGCCGGGCGGCGACGCCGAGATGCTCTCCGTCGAGGCCCCGGATGCCTCGACGGTCGTCATCACCTTTGCCGCACCCCAGTTCGCCGTCGTGCAGTCGCTGGCCAACGTGGCGGGAATGATCGTCGGTCAGACCGCGATCGACGATGCAACGCTGCTGAAGAAGGCGCCCATCGGGTCCGGACCCTACGTGCTCGACACCGCGAAGACGGTGAAGGCCAGCACCTACACGTTCGTGCGCAACGACGCCAGCACCGAGGCAGCAGACTACCCCTTCGACACCGTGGTGTTCCGCCCGATCAACGACCCGCAGGCACGGGCGAATGCCCTGATCTCCGGTCAGGTGGATGCCGGCGTCATGAAGTCCTCGACGGTGGAGCTGCTGGAGTCCAAGAAGATGGGCGTCTCCCAGATCGGTGGAACCACCGTCTCGCTGATCCAGTTCGACAAGACCGGCACCTCCGTTCCCGAGATGGCCGATGAGCGCGTGCGTCAGGCCATACAGCTCTCCATCGACCGCGACCGCCTCGTCGAGCTGCTGCACGTCGGTGACACCCCGCAGCGCAACGCCCTGCCGTCCGCCTCCGCCGGGTGGTCGGAAGAGGTCGACGCGGCCTGGCAGCGCGATGTGCCGAAGGCGAAGGCGCTCCTGGCCGAGGCAGGCTACCCCAACGGGTTCTCCTTCGAGATGCTCTCCAGCCCCGACAGCCAGGCGGACCTCGAACTCATTCAGAAGGATCTGGCCGAGGCCGGCATCGTGATGAACGTGCGCCCGGCGGCATCCACGCAGGAGGCCTTCGACGCGGTCAAGACCACGGCCATGGGATACATCCCGCTGGACTGGTCGAACACCGTCGGCCTGATGTACGGAGTGCTCTTCGGATTCGCCAACACGCAGGGCGGCGACGACGAGCAGCTGCGCGCGGCAACGGGGGCACTCGCCGGCGCCCAGACCGACGACGGCCGTGACGAGGCGCTGCAGGCGCTCAACGCGCGCCTGGTCGAGTCCGGCTGGCTCTACCCGCTCTACGAGCCACTGCTGAACATCGGCTACAACCCGACGAAGCTGAACCCGGTGACCTTCGCCGGAACCGACAGCATCCCGCTGCTCTCCTCGTTCACCCCGGTGGAAACAGCCAAGTAGTTCGACGGGGGTGGCGGCCGGCAACAGCCGCCACCCCTCGCACCAACCCACGACCACGCCCTGGAGGCGCCATGGCCCGCTTCATCACACAACGCCTTCTCTTCGGCATGCTGACGATCCTCGTTGTCTCCGTCGTCGCGTTCCTGCTCGTCCGACTCATGCCCGGCAGCCCGGGAACGATCGTGCTCGGCATCGGGGCGAGCGAGGACGAGATCGCGGCCTACAACGCCTCGATCGGGTGGAACGATCCGCTCGCCCTGCAATACCTGGCCTGGCTCGGCGAGGCCGTGCGCGGCAACTTCGGCGTGAGCCTGATCGACGGGCGCGACATCAACGCCGACATCACCGCACGCCTGCCCGTGACCTTCAGCATCGCCCTCCTCGGCACCGCGGTGAGCGCCATTCTCGGCGTCGCCCTCGGGGTCATCGCCGCGGTGCGCGGCGGACTGGTCGAGAAGGCCGTCAACGCATTCTCGGCCCTCGGAGCAGCCATCCCCGGGTTCTGGATCGGCATCGTCTTCGTCTTCCTGTTCTCGGTGCAGACGGGATGGCTCCCAGCCACCGGCTTCGTCCCACTCGAGGACGACCCGGCGCTGTGGGCGCAGTCACTGGTCCTCCCCGTTGCCACCCTCGCTCTGGGCGGCGCGGCCTTCATCGCCCGCCAGACCAGGGCATCGATGCTGGATGCACTGACGCAGGACCACGTTCGCACGCTGCGGGCGACCGCGATGCCCGAATGGCGCATCCGGTACGTGCACGCCCTGCGCTACGCCAGCCTGCCGATCGTGGCGGGGATCGGCCTGCAGTTCATCGCCCTGTTCGGCGGCTCGGTCATCATCGAGCAGATCTTCGCGATGCCGGGCCTCGGCCAGTCCATCCAGGGCGCCGC includes the following:
- a CDS encoding quercetin 2,3-dioxygenase, whose translation is MASTLLEPGAHVPIANALPGAQLPYVMAAGHGERFLLNGQLLTVIARPVDTGDLFGAAYLSGGRGAELPATTDAAEHRTVIVFDGLVQVWLGSETSVLSPGDEVVIPAGTPFAYRMLAGENRLLLWSSPGHSLELLSRLGTPTASHVRPARAERLVSLDEFRAVGEEFGVDVTAAPLFDAARQPAAGSRHAGLPREEEAFFLSAGEGERYLGADEMHSYMSRGANTGGRYFAVESSGARSGYIPLHFHREHTENFICLDGRVRLHVNGREVLLSKGDFVHAPAGTIHSYAYETAYARMVGVLAPSIFEPFFEYVFSPTEESIYTEGGVPGFIGPGFGRAQAELDLVVVGPPPERVAGLDI
- a CDS encoding IclR family transcriptional regulator translates to MDMPAEVQPPGPAPARGKRPPRGEPVIDRTLSLLNCFSDGRRELSLGELSALSGIPLSSTLRLAQGLLKWGALERLPSGEFVVGVRLWEVASLAPRGHGVREIALPFLEDLYEVSRHHVLLAVLDGREAILIERLSSRRAPAVAYRLGGRLPLRSTAVGRVLLAAQPAPSREETLALPLDQDFRVEDLGSIESLRLELKDVARLGYSVVRRTQPSHTISLAAPVFGANRAVAAAVSILAPDGAFTPEVALPALRATARSISRALGYHPPGIDGIRSQPDREGR
- a CDS encoding ABC transporter substrate-binding protein, with the protein product MNKSTFDWVRRAAAVAVTGTLVVALAGCSAAGGAGTAASSSTLTIAQEADMAPSGFDPLAYSAGQRQMMSAAYNSLLSLQPDGTVGAGLASEWEFNEDGTVLTLTLADGVTFSDGSKLSAALVLANLERRSDPALVAYSGFAPGGDAEMLSVEAPDASTVVITFAAPQFAVVQSLANVAGMIVGQTAIDDATLLKKAPIGSGPYVLDTAKTVKASTYTFVRNDASTEAADYPFDTVVFRPINDPQARANALISGQVDAGVMKSSTVELLESKKMGVSQIGGTTVSLIQFDKTGTSVPEMADERVRQAIQLSIDRDRLVELLHVGDTPQRNALPSASAGWSEEVDAAWQRDVPKAKALLAEAGYPNGFSFEMLSSPDSQADLELIQKDLAEAGIVMNVRPAASTQEAFDAVKTTAMGYIPLDWSNTVGLMYGVLFGFANTQGGDDEQLRAATGALAGAQTDDGRDEALQALNARLVESGWLYPLYEPLLNIGYNPTKLNPVTFAGTDSIPLLSSFTPVETAK
- a CDS encoding ABC transporter permease encodes the protein MARFITQRLLFGMLTILVVSVVAFLLVRLMPGSPGTIVLGIGASEDEIAAYNASIGWNDPLALQYLAWLGEAVRGNFGVSLIDGRDINADITARLPVTFSIALLGTAVSAILGVALGVIAAVRGGLVEKAVNAFSALGAAIPGFWIGIVFVFLFSVQTGWLPATGFVPLEDDPALWAQSLVLPVATLALGGAAFIARQTRASMLDALTQDHVRTLRATAMPEWRIRYVHALRYASLPIVAGIGLQFIALFGGSVIIEQIFAMPGLGQSIQGAAASNDGPLVLGIVVTTTIVVVIVNLLLELSNRFLDPKLRTS